A single genomic interval of Adhaeribacter pallidiroseus harbors:
- a CDS encoding GntR family transcriptional regulator, whose amino-acid sequence MSTNKIKDTLTRFRDDILNGKLPYGSLLPSEKELATEMQVSRPTVAKIYNSLQKEGLLKKTPGQGTTVVFNGERKKNTFGLLLPGAGESEIFGVIHDHFLAIEKEKELKFLWDGAIANNAQVRQNTIISICERYLDEKVSGVFFAPLERTDNAELVNNQVCALFDQENIPVVLIDRDIYSFPNRSKYPVIGLDNFQAGYVMTNHLINAGCEKIYFFYRAYSANSIYKRIAGCRSACFDANISFGPKDIIVGDPGDTHLMSRLKIIPGKTGVLCANDSTAAVVMASLKQTGSLVTKDVLVAGYDDMKYGKVLEPSLTTFQQPLFEIVTSSYEMMLSRLLHQHLVAADVNLTGALIARESTKFSY is encoded by the coding sequence ATGAGCACCAACAAGATTAAGGATACGCTTACCCGTTTTAGAGATGATATTTTAAATGGAAAATTGCCTTACGGCAGTTTGCTCCCCTCGGAAAAAGAACTGGCGACCGAAATGCAGGTTTCCCGGCCCACGGTTGCTAAAATTTACAATTCCCTGCAAAAAGAAGGTTTGTTGAAAAAAACGCCCGGACAAGGCACGACCGTGGTATTTAACGGCGAACGAAAGAAAAATACCTTTGGCTTGTTACTGCCGGGAGCGGGCGAGTCCGAGATATTCGGCGTTATTCACGACCATTTTTTGGCTATCGAAAAAGAAAAAGAATTAAAATTTTTGTGGGACGGCGCCATTGCTAATAATGCCCAGGTTCGCCAGAACACCATTATCAGCATTTGCGAAAGATACCTGGATGAAAAAGTAAGTGGCGTTTTCTTTGCTCCCCTGGAACGCACGGATAACGCGGAATTGGTAAATAATCAGGTATGTGCTTTATTTGACCAGGAGAACATTCCGGTAGTATTGATTGACCGGGACATTTACTCGTTTCCGAACCGCAGTAAGTACCCGGTAATTGGGCTGGATAATTTTCAGGCCGGTTACGTTATGACTAACCATTTAATTAATGCCGGATGCGAGAAAATTTATTTTTTTTACCGGGCTTATTCTGCCAACAGTATTTACAAACGCATTGCGGGTTGCCGCAGCGCTTGTTTTGATGCCAATATTTCTTTCGGTCCAAAAGACATTATTGTGGGCGACCCGGGAGATACTCACTTAATGAGCCGGCTGAAAATAATACCGGGCAAAACGGGCGTGCTGTGCGCCAACGATTCTACGGCGGCCGTGGTCATGGCTAGTTTAAAACAAACGGGTAGCCTGGTGACCAAAGATGTTTTGGTGGCCGGCTACGACGATATGAAGTACGGGAAAGTATTAGAACCCTCGCTGACTACCTTTCAACAACCGCTTTTTGAAATTGTAACCAGCAGTTACGAAATGATGCTGAGCCGCCTTTTACATCAACACCTGGTAGCCGCCGACGTTAACTTAACCGGCGCGTTAATTGCCCGCGAATCGACGAAGTTTAGTTATTAG
- a CDS encoding IS5 family transposase: MLPSPTIPAKDRYKVKNWKAYTSSLVQRGSLTLWLEDSVLRAWREIDPSQKVVGECLYADCVIQCCLLLGQVYHQPLRQTTGFVSSLLAMLGYKDYAVPDYTTLCRRQSCLPVEVSKALARNRKLAIALDSTGLKVYGEGEWKVRKHGASKHRTWRKLHIGIAVDTQEIVFVALTTNGEDDAVVAGKLLQGKTAQLSSFIGDGAYDDFKLRELLAGGIKQIIPPSKDAVVHKGTQKKPVPEYLRQRNEAVEYRQEHDRKAWKIQAGYHRRSLNEVAMFRYKTTFSAQMRTRKIENQKTEVELKCKILNIYRHQGMPLAYLVA, from the coding sequence ATGTTACCATCGCCTACAATCCCGGCTAAAGATAGGTATAAAGTTAAAAATTGGAAAGCCTATACTAGCAGTTTAGTTCAAAGAGGTAGTTTGACTTTATGGCTGGAAGATTCCGTGTTAAGAGCGTGGCGCGAGATTGATCCGAGCCAGAAAGTAGTAGGGGAATGCTTATATGCTGATTGTGTAATCCAATGCTGTTTGTTGTTAGGCCAGGTGTATCATCAGCCGCTGCGGCAGACGACCGGCTTTGTTTCTAGTTTGCTGGCGATGTTAGGCTATAAAGATTATGCCGTACCAGATTATACTACTCTTTGCCGCCGACAAAGCTGCCTGCCAGTAGAAGTAAGTAAAGCATTAGCCCGCAACCGAAAGCTAGCTATTGCGCTCGATTCTACCGGTTTAAAAGTATACGGGGAAGGCGAGTGGAAAGTAAGAAAACACGGGGCTTCCAAGCATAGAACTTGGCGCAAATTGCACATCGGTATTGCTGTTGATACCCAAGAGATCGTTTTTGTGGCGTTGACTACGAATGGGGAAGATGATGCGGTGGTCGCGGGCAAGTTGCTGCAAGGCAAGACTGCTCAGCTGAGTAGTTTTATAGGGGATGGCGCTTATGATGACTTTAAGTTGCGAGAGCTCCTAGCAGGGGGCATTAAGCAAATTATACCCCCGTCCAAAGATGCAGTGGTACATAAAGGTACCCAGAAGAAGCCGGTACCAGAATACCTACGGCAGCGCAATGAGGCAGTCGAATATAGGCAAGAGCACGATCGAAAAGCCTGGAAAATCCAAGCTGGCTATCATCGCCGAAGTTTAAATGAGGTAGCTATGTTTCGCTACAAAACTACTTTCTCCGCCCAGATGAGGACCCGGAAAATAGAAAATCAGAAAACAGAAGTAGAACTAAAATGTAAAATCTTAAACATCTATCGCCACCAGGGAATGCCTCTGGCCTACCTAGTAGCTTAG